The Pseudomonas fluorescens nucleotide sequence CAAGGCCGGTGCTTTCGACGGTGGAACCGTTGATATCCAGGGCGAAGAGGGAGGCCGGCAGGTTGATGCCTTTCTCGTAAACCTTGTGGAGGCTGGTGCGCTCGATGCGCTTGCCGCGCACCACACCATTCATATCTGCAATCAGAAGGTCAACGTAGAGAACCTCAGGATGTTCCTTAAGGAACGCGTTCGCTTCGTTAAGCTGAACGGCACGCGGGGGTACCGACATGATGCAACACCTTTGTTGTTAAAAATATCAATCAATGGGGGCTTGCAGGTTCAGTCAATCGGAAAGCCTTGCTGAAGTCAAGCCAGCCCCATGATGCCCTAAAATGGCCCTCAAGCGGCATTTTTGCTGCAATTGGGGGCGCAGACAAGGGCTGCTTTCGTACGGTAACGGCGATCTTGAGCGGGCCGTGTTCTATTTTTTACGGGGGTGTTGTGTAAAAAAATGAACAAGGCTAAGCTCGGTGGCAACCCATAACACCAATAATACCGGGGGTTACATGTCACGCCTGCCGACAACCGGCATCATCGCCCGCCGTTCACAGAACGGCTTGCATGCGTTCCTCGCGGGTGGCTTGCGCCATGCGCCAGCACGTTGCGCCCCGGCTGAAATAATTGACGGCCCGGGCGTCCTGCCTGCTGCCGACGCTTCTTCGAATTACCTCTGCCATCACTATAGCGGGCTCGTCAGCCTTGCGGGAACTGCCCGTTACGGCTTCCCTGCGCCTGACTTTTGCTTTAGCTCCGTGGGGCATCCAGAATGTCTGGGACGGCCCACTCCGGGTTTCGTCCTGACGTCTGTCCAGACATTTACCTCCTGAGGTATTTATGAGTAGCAACCTCGACCAGCTCACCGATTGGTTGAAAGAACACAAGATCACCGAAGTCGAGTGTCTGATCAGCGACCTCACCGGTATCACCCGTGGCAAGATCTCGCCGACCAACAAGTTCATCGCCGAAAAAGGCATGCGCCTGCCCGAGAGCGTGCTGCTGCAGACCGTGACCGGCGACTATGTCGATGACGACATCTATTACGAACTGCTCGACCCGGCCGACATCGACATGATCTGCCGCCCCGACGAGAACGCGGTGTTTCTCGTGCCCTGGGCCATCGAGCCGACCGCCCAGGTGATCCACGACACCTACGACAAGCAGGGCAACCCGGTCGAGCTGTCGCCGCGCAACGTGCTCAAGAAAGTCTTGAAGCTCTACGCCGACAGGGGCTGGCAGCCGATCGTGGCGCCAGAGATGGAGTTCTACCTGACCAAGCGCTGCGAAGACCCGGACTTCCCGCTGCAGCCGCCGATCGGCCGCTCAGGGCGCCCGGAAACCGGCCGGCAGTCGTTCTCGATCGAAGCCGCCAACGAATTCGACCCGCTGTTCGAAGACGTCTACGACTGGTGCGAGCTGCAGAACCTGGACCTCGACACACTGATCCACGAAGACGGCACGGCGCAGATGGAAATCAACTTCCGTCACGGTAACGCCTTGTCGCTGGCCGACCAGATCCTGGTGTTCAAGCGCACCATGCGCGAGGCCGCGCTCAAGCACAACGTCGCCGCCACTTTCATGGCCAAGCCGATGACCGGCGAGCCGGGCAGTGCCATGCACCTGCACCAGAGCATCATTGACGTGCACACCGGCAAGAACATCTTCTCGGATGAAGACGGGCGCATGAGCGAGCTGTTCCTCAACCACGTCGGCGGCCTGCAGAAGTTCATCCCGGTGGTGCTGCCGCTGTTCGCGCCGAACGTCAACTCGTTCCGCCGCTTCCTGCCCGATACCTCGGCGCCGGTGAACGTCGAGTGGGGCGAAGAGAACCGCACCGTCGGCCTGCGCGTACCGGATGCCGGCCCGCAGAACCGCCGGGTCGAGAACCGCCTGCCAGGCGCCGACGCCAACCCGTACCTGGCCATCGCCGCCAGCCTGCTGTGCGGATACATCGGCATGGTCGAAGGCATCAAGCCAAGCGCGCCGGTACAGGGCCGAGGCTACGAGCGGCGCAACCTGCGCCTGCCGCTGACCATCGAGGACGCCCTGGAACGCATGGAAAACTGCAAGGCGCTGGAGCCCTACCTGGGCAAGAAATTCATCGCCGGCTACGTCGCGACCAAACGCGCCGAGCATGAAAACTTCAAACGCGTAATCAGCTCCTGGGAACGTGAGTTCCTGCTGTTTGCGGTCTGATCAACCCGGAGCCGCAGGACCGCGGCCGTCAACAAACGGAGAAGCACATGAGCGTCAACAACCCGCAAACCCGTGAGTGGCAAACCCTTAGCAGTGAGCATCACCTGGCACCTTTCAGTGACTATAAACAGCTGAAAGAGAAGGGGCCGCGGATCATCACCAAAGCCGAGGGCGTGCACCTGTGGGACAGCGAGGGCAACAAGATCCTCGATGGCATGGCGGGCCTGTGGTGCGTGGCGGTCGGTTACGGCCGTGAAGAGCTGGTTGAAGTGGCCGCCAAGCAGATGCGCGAGCTGCCGTACTACAACCTGTTCTTCCAGACTGCCCACCCACCGGCACTGGAGCTGGCCAAGGCCGTTTCCGCCGTGGCGCCCAAAGGCATGACCCATGTGTTCTTCACCGGTTCCGGTTCTGAAGGCAACGACACCAACCTGCGCATGGTCCGCCATTACTGGGCGCTCAAGGGCAAGCCGCAGAAGCAGGTGATCATCGGCCGTATCAACGGTTATCACGGTTCCACCGTGGCCGGCGCCGCCCTGGGTGGCATGAGCGGCATGCATGCACAGGGCGGGACGCTGCCGGGCATCGAGCACATCCCGCAGCCGTACTGGTTCGGTGAAGGCGGCGACATGACGCCGGACGAGTTCGGCGTGTGGGCCGCCGAGCAGCTGGAAAAGAAAATCCTCGAAGTCGGCGAAGACAACGTCGCCGCCTTTATCGCCGAGCCGATCCAGGGCGCCGGCGGGGTGATCATTCCGCCAGAAACCTACTGGCCGAAGATCAAGGAAATCCTCGCCAAGTACGAGATTCTGTTCATTGCCGACGAAGTGATCTGTGGCTTCGGTCGCACCGGTGAGTGGTTCGGCTCCGATTACTACGACCTCAAGCCCGACCTGATGACCATCGCCAAGGGTCTGACCTCCGGTTACATCCCCATGGGCGGTGTGATCGTGCGTGACGAAGTGGCCAAGGTGCTCAGCGAAGGCGGCGACTTCAACCACGGCTTCACCTACTCCGGTCACCCGGTGGCGGCCGCGGTGGGCCTGGAAAACCTGCGGATCCTGCGCGACGAGAAGATCATCGAGCGCGTTCACGCAGAAACGGCACCGTATTTGCAGAAACGTCTGCGCGAGCTCAACGATCACCCGTTGGTGGGCGAAGTACGCGGCCTGGGCATGCTCGGTGCCATCGAGCTGGTCAAGGACAAGGCGACCCGCGCACGTTACGAAGGCCAGGGGGCGGGCATGATCTGCCGCCAGTTCTGCTTCGACAACGGCCTGATCATGCGCGCCGTGGGCGACACTATGATCATTGCCCCGCCGCTGGTGATCAGCCATGCAGAGATCGACGAGTTGGTGGAAAAGGCGCGCAAATGCCTGGACCTGACGCTCGAAGCGCTGAAATAGCCAAGTGCTAGGCTAGCGTAATGGCATCAATGAGTTTCAAGGTGCCTCTTTTGTTGAAAGAGCGCCTTGTAACTTGCCAGACTAGCGACTGTTTCAGTCGCTCGGAGCTTGCGCCGAATAAGCCGGCCGCTGAACAGATGGCTAAATAAAAATTCTGGAGCATTACGCATGAAGAAATTGGGCAAGACGTTGTTGGCTATGTCCCTGATGGGCGCCATGGCCAGTGCTGTTCACGCGGATGACAAAGTTCTGCACGTCTATAACTGGTCCGACTACATCGCACCAGACACCGTCGCCAAGTTCGAAAAACAGACCGGCATCAAGGTCGTCTACGACGTTTTCGACAGCAACGAAACCCTCGAGGCCAAGTTGCTGGCAGGCAAGTCCGGCTATGACGTGGTAGTGCCGTCGAACAACTTCCTGGCCAAGCAGATCAAGGCCGGCGTCTATCAAGAGCTGGACCGCTCCAAGCTGGCGAACTGGAAGAACCTCGACGAAGACCTGCTCAAGGCCGTCGGCGATGCCAGCGACCCGGGCAACAAATATGCGTTCCCCTACATGTGGGGCTCCATCGGCATCGGCTACAACCCAGAGAAGGTCAAGGCCGCACTGGGCATCGACAAGATCGATTCCTGGGACGTGGTGTTCAAGCCCGAGAACATCGAAAAGCTCAAGAGCTGCGGCGTGAGCTTCCTCGATGCACCGACCGAGATGATCCCGGCGGCGCTGCACTACCTGGGCAAGCCGACCAACAGCACCCGCAAGGAAGACCTCAAAGCCGCCGAAGACCTGTTCCTGAAAGTCCGTCCGTCGATCGGCTACTTCCACTCCTCCAAGTACATCTCGGACCTGGCCAACGGCAACATCTGCGTGGCCGTGGGTTACTCGGGTGACCTGGAGCAGTCCAAGGCCCGTGCCCATGAAGCCGGTGACAAGGTCAAGCTGGACTACATCATTCCGAAAGAAGGTGCCGGTACCTTCTACGACATGGTTGCCATCCCTAAAGATGCCGCCAACGTCGACGCTGCCTACCAGTTCATGGACTTCCTGATGCAACCGGAAGTCATGGCCGAGATCACCAATGCCGTACGTTTCCCGAACGGCAACAAGGCGGCAACCCCGCTGGTGGACAAGGACATTTCGGGCGATCCGAGCATCTACCCGCCGGCTGATGTGAAGAAGCAGCTGTACGCCATTGCTGACCCGGGTGCCAAGGCCCAGCGCGAAATTACTCGCAGCTGGACCAAGATCAAATCGGGCAAGTAAACCTGGTTACCTCCCTGGGTGCGGTGTAAATCCCGCCCAGGGAGCATGAAAGCACAAATTTTTTTTGCGGCATGAGTGCATCGAAGGTAAGTTGCGCGCCGGTTTGGTTATCCGGCAGGTATTTCTGTCGTTTGCCACGGGCACATTTGTGAGGACCTCCCACTTGTCTATTTCTGTATTTCGCAAGGCCATGTTGGCTGGAGCGGGTCTGACGCTGGCGATCAGCGTCCAAGCGGCGCCCACGGTGCACATTTATAACTGGTCCGACTACATCGGTCAGACCACCCTCGCGGATTTCGAAAAAGCCACTGGCATCAAGCCGGTGCAGGATGTCTTCGATTCCAACGAAACCCTGGAAGGCAAGCTGCTGGCCGGTCGTACCGGCTATGACGTGGTGGTGCCGTCCAATCATTTTCTCGGCAAGCAGATCAAGGCGGGCGCGTTCCAGAAGCTCGACAAGGCGCTGCTGCCCCACTACGCAAACCTCGACCCGGCGCTGATGAAGCGCCTGGAAAAGAACGATCCGGGCAACCAGTACGCCGTCCCCTACCTGTGGGGCACCAATGGCATCGGCTACAACGTCGAGAAGGTCAAGGCGGCGCTGGGTACCGACAAGATCGATTCCTGGGCCATGCTGTTCGAGCCCGAGAACATCAAGAAGCTTTCCACGTGCGGGGTCGCCTTCCTCGACTCGGCCGACGAGATGCTGCCGGCGGTGCTCAACTACATGGGGCGTGACCCCAACAGCACCAACCCCAAGGACTACGCCGACGCCGAGAAGAAGCTATTGGCCGTGCGTCCTTACGTGACCTACTTCCATTCGTCCAAATACATCTCGGACCTGGCCAACGGCGACATCTGCGTGGCCGCCGGATTCTCCGGCGATGTATTCCAGGCCAAGTCCCGCGCCGAAGAAGCCGGCAAGGGCGTCAAGGTGGCCTACGCGATTCCCAAGGAGGGCGGCAACCTCTGGTTCGACATGCTGGCGATCCCCAAGGATTCCAAGAATGTCAAAGAGGCCCACGCCTTCATCAACTATTTGCTGCAGCCTGAGGTCATTGCCCAGGTCAGTGATTACGTCGGTTATGCCAACCCGAACCCCAAGGCTGGCGATCTGATGGACCAGAGCGTGCGAACCGACGCAGCGGTTTACCCACCGCAAGAAGTGCTGGACAAGTTGTACGTCAACTCCGAGCTACCTCCCAAGGTGCAACGGTTGATGACCCGTAGCTGGACCAAGGTCAAGTCGGGCAAGTAAAAATCCAGGGTCCGTCACGGCAGGGGCGGACGCAAAAAATCTTGTTGGGAGTTTCACAAATGGCAGTTGCCTCCGGTGCCTATAAGAAAGCCCTCGAGGGCGACCAGCAACCTAAACAGGTGCTGGTCAAAATCGACCGGGTCACGAAAAAGTTCGACGAAACGGTCGCCGTGGACGATGTGTCCCTGGAAATCAAGAAGGGCGAGATCTTCGCCCTGCTCGGTGGCTCTGGTTCGGGTAAGTCCACCTTGCTGCGCATGCTCGCCGGCTTCGAACGGCCAACCGAGGGGCGTATCTTCCTCGATGGTGTAGACATCACCGATATGCCGCCCTACGAGCGGCCGATCAACATGATGTTCCAGTCGTACGCGCTGTTCCCGCACATGACCGTGGCGCAGAACATCGCCTTCGGCCTGCAGCAGGA carries:
- a CDS encoding glutamine synthetase family protein, encoding MSSNLDQLTDWLKEHKITEVECLISDLTGITRGKISPTNKFIAEKGMRLPESVLLQTVTGDYVDDDIYYELLDPADIDMICRPDENAVFLVPWAIEPTAQVIHDTYDKQGNPVELSPRNVLKKVLKLYADRGWQPIVAPEMEFYLTKRCEDPDFPLQPPIGRSGRPETGRQSFSIEAANEFDPLFEDVYDWCELQNLDLDTLIHEDGTAQMEINFRHGNALSLADQILVFKRTMREAALKHNVAATFMAKPMTGEPGSAMHLHQSIIDVHTGKNIFSDEDGRMSELFLNHVGGLQKFIPVVLPLFAPNVNSFRRFLPDTSAPVNVEWGEENRTVGLRVPDAGPQNRRVENRLPGADANPYLAIAASLLCGYIGMVEGIKPSAPVQGRGYERRNLRLPLTIEDALERMENCKALEPYLGKKFIAGYVATKRAEHENFKRVISSWEREFLLFAV
- a CDS encoding aspartate aminotransferase family protein is translated as MSVNNPQTREWQTLSSEHHLAPFSDYKQLKEKGPRIITKAEGVHLWDSEGNKILDGMAGLWCVAVGYGREELVEVAAKQMRELPYYNLFFQTAHPPALELAKAVSAVAPKGMTHVFFTGSGSEGNDTNLRMVRHYWALKGKPQKQVIIGRINGYHGSTVAGAALGGMSGMHAQGGTLPGIEHIPQPYWFGEGGDMTPDEFGVWAAEQLEKKILEVGEDNVAAFIAEPIQGAGGVIIPPETYWPKIKEILAKYEILFIADEVICGFGRTGEWFGSDYYDLKPDLMTIAKGLTSGYIPMGGVIVRDEVAKVLSEGGDFNHGFTYSGHPVAAAVGLENLRILRDEKIIERVHAETAPYLQKRLRELNDHPLVGEVRGLGMLGAIELVKDKATRARYEGQGAGMICRQFCFDNGLIMRAVGDTMIIAPPLVISHAEIDELVEKARKCLDLTLEALK
- a CDS encoding polyamine ABC transporter substrate-binding protein yields the protein MKKLGKTLLAMSLMGAMASAVHADDKVLHVYNWSDYIAPDTVAKFEKQTGIKVVYDVFDSNETLEAKLLAGKSGYDVVVPSNNFLAKQIKAGVYQELDRSKLANWKNLDEDLLKAVGDASDPGNKYAFPYMWGSIGIGYNPEKVKAALGIDKIDSWDVVFKPENIEKLKSCGVSFLDAPTEMIPAALHYLGKPTNSTRKEDLKAAEDLFLKVRPSIGYFHSSKYISDLANGNICVAVGYSGDLEQSKARAHEAGDKVKLDYIIPKEGAGTFYDMVAIPKDAANVDAAYQFMDFLMQPEVMAEITNAVRFPNGNKAATPLVDKDISGDPSIYPPADVKKQLYAIADPGAKAQREITRSWTKIKSGK
- a CDS encoding polyamine ABC transporter substrate-binding protein → MSISVFRKAMLAGAGLTLAISVQAAPTVHIYNWSDYIGQTTLADFEKATGIKPVQDVFDSNETLEGKLLAGRTGYDVVVPSNHFLGKQIKAGAFQKLDKALLPHYANLDPALMKRLEKNDPGNQYAVPYLWGTNGIGYNVEKVKAALGTDKIDSWAMLFEPENIKKLSTCGVAFLDSADEMLPAVLNYMGRDPNSTNPKDYADAEKKLLAVRPYVTYFHSSKYISDLANGDICVAAGFSGDVFQAKSRAEEAGKGVKVAYAIPKEGGNLWFDMLAIPKDSKNVKEAHAFINYLLQPEVIAQVSDYVGYANPNPKAGDLMDQSVRTDAAVYPPQEVLDKLYVNSELPPKVQRLMTRSWTKVKSGK